The genomic interval GGGAGAAAGAGGTTTCTGAGTTTCCCTGGACGTATGACTGCTCGGAAACCTGTTACTTACTCACCGGAGAAGTGATTGTTACACCTGATGATGGGGAACCGGTACAATTTGCCCAAGGAGATTTAGTCACATTTCCTGCTGGACTCTCCTGTACCTGGAAAATCCTCAAACCGGTTCGCAAACATTATTTTATGGAATAAACTGGCCCATGGTAGAGGACTCCAATCTTTACGCTCAAGTCCATAGTGTGGATTTCTGGAAGCAGCTTAATCCAGGTTTATCCGTCGAAGAGCATACCTCTACCCCACCCATAAAGGCGATCGCCTTTGACCCAGAAGCATTAGAAGAGCAACTTCTTTATCTGCAACAAGAAGGCTATTTTCAGCTCGATCCCGTTCTACCAGAAATCGAAGTTTTTCGCATGGCCGCCGGGATTGAATTGTTAGCTCTAGAAGGATGGCCGGCTGTTTTTGCCTTTGTCTATGATGAATTTTGGCTCATCTTGCACCGAATCTCTAACCTGATTGCAGCCATATTAGGCGAGAATTATCGGCAACTGCCTGCATTTTGGGCGTGGTATGTCGGCACAGATAACGATCAATCGGGATGGAGTCCTCATCGCGATCGCGGCGGAAATACCCTCAGACCCGATCGCCTGCCCAATGTTATCACCATTTGGATTCCCTTCACCGATGCCATACCCCTCAATGGCTGTATGTATGTCTTACCCCCCGATCGCGATCCCTATTACTCCATTTACGATAATCGTCCTGAAGATCCCTTCATCAACCCTCAAGATATCCGCGCTCTCCCGGCTGCGGCAGGTTCGATTTTAGGCTGGAATCATCGAATAATGCATTGGGGAGGACGTAGTAGCGCCATTGCCCCCCATCCCCGCATCAGCCTGTCGTGCGAATTTCAGCGAGGCGATGTAGAACCCTACGATCCCCCCTTACTCGATCCTCACTGTTTACCCAGTTTTCACCAGCGTTTAGCTCTCATTGGCAAACAAATTATGCGTTATGAACATATGTATGATTTACCTCTGGAGCTAGTAGAAGTAGCAAGGCAAATCAGCACCAATGGGTAAACTTGTTGGTTTTCCCCTGTTTAAAATGTTGGTGCAAGAATCATCATTTGGTCTCCATACAGGCTTTTTTGCACCACTACCACGGGGGGAAATTCACTCTGATTTTCCACAGTCGGATAGGTTGGGATTAAATAAATCCAGCCATCTCGCTCTAGCAATAAGCGCCAGACTCTCGTCGGTTCTTGGGTATCAGTCCC from Roseofilum capinflatum BLCC-M114 carries:
- a CDS encoding cupin domain-containing protein, with product MASTIQIEHQPSREQLDQLGIWDCPIWEKEVSEFPWTYDCSETCYLLTGEVIVTPDDGEPVQFAQGDLVTFPAGLSCTWKILKPVRKHYFME
- a CDS encoding phytanoyl-CoA dioxygenase family protein yields the protein MVEDSNLYAQVHSVDFWKQLNPGLSVEEHTSTPPIKAIAFDPEALEEQLLYLQQEGYFQLDPVLPEIEVFRMAAGIELLALEGWPAVFAFVYDEFWLILHRISNLIAAILGENYRQLPAFWAWYVGTDNDQSGWSPHRDRGGNTLRPDRLPNVITIWIPFTDAIPLNGCMYVLPPDRDPYYSIYDNRPEDPFINPQDIRALPAAAGSILGWNHRIMHWGGRSSAIAPHPRISLSCEFQRGDVEPYDPPLLDPHCLPSFHQRLALIGKQIMRYEHMYDLPLELVEVARQISTNG